The Astatotilapia calliptera chromosome 4, fAstCal1.2, whole genome shotgun sequence genome segment TCacaaaggctaaaaaaaaaaaataactaaaattgATCGGACAAATATTGTTAAAAGATCTCTCTTTGTCCtatttccctctctcttttccaGGATGCCAGTGTCGCAGGGCTGTTTATGTGTTGTCAAGTATTTGATGTTTGTCTTTAATCTCATCTTCTGGGTTAGTATTTGCagaatttttatttgatttctaAGTTGGCtttgtgtttaatttaagaTTTCTTTGTGGTCTCTACCAATTTAGTGTTGTATGCTgcattcattcactcacactgTGTTCCACTCTGTACTAAATTTTGGCTGTGTTAACATTACATTTTCTGAGAAGCTAGGAGGATGTGGCCTGTTTGGAGTTGGAGTCTGGCTGTCCTTCACGCAGTCAGAGTTTTCCTCTCTTCCACTTTCATTTCCGTCTCTCTCAGCTGCCAATCTGCTGCTAGTTGCTGGTGGTATTACTATGATAACAGGCTTTCTGGGTTGTCTTGGAGCGCTTAAGGAGCAGCGTTGTCTATTGTTTACGGTAAGACTTCATCCACATGTAATAAAGGTACCTTATGTTGAGAAATTCTAATCTTAGTGTGAAAACATATTAGTGGGGTAAGCCACCCTTGAATGAATCGCTTCACCCTCCAACTGCTCTTATTGTCTCTGCAGTTCTTTTTGATCCTGTTACTCCTGGTCCTGACAGAAGTGACTCTCGTTTTAGTTATCCACATTTTTCATGACCAGGTAAGCTCACTCTCTACAAGGTTCaaattttcattaatttttctttattttcattttgaggTGCTccagaacaataaaaaaaaaaagtgtcagttGTGCAAGGCCATGAACAGGTTTAGTTGGACAGATGAGGATCATAGAGACAGGGTGAGATGGGGGCAAATGTTCTGTTTTGGAGACCACTAAAAGGAGCagttgaaagaagaaaaagaagctgcaGTTGCTGCAGTGCAATGTACACAGTAAGGAATGTGAAAATATGTAACGATCCCATAGTTAAATTTGATAAGACTCATTAGAAAAGGCTAaattaggaagaaaaaaaagaagaaaaatgaacaaTTGGGAATTAGCACTTCTAAGAATCAAACCAGcatattttagtttaaaaaaaaaaatcttttaaaaaagggaTATTTCTCTAAAAGTTAAATATCTTAGAAAATAATATATTCAAAACATCATaaagcataatatatatatatatatatatatatatatatatatatatatatatatactgtatttatacTGTATACTGTATAAATACTTctgacagtctgacagctgctgaaaggaatctctgccactgaaggagctgatcAGTGCTGTtagagtctcctgcatggggtggaagatgttgtccaacagggatgacagcttagccaccattctcctgtcactcaccacctccactgggtccagggaTCATCCTAGACCACAGCTGGCCCTccggatcagcctgttcagtcgcTTCCtatccccagcagagatgctggtgccccagcagaccacatagtaaaaaaatgtctgaggccaccacagagtcacagaaggtcttcaggagtgggcccttcactccaaaagacctgagCCTcctcagcaggtacagcctgctcttcCCTTTCCTGTAGAGAGCATCTGAATTGTGaatccagtccagtttattgttcagatgaaaacTAAGGTACccgtagctgtccacagcctcaatgtccataccttggatgttcagtgttttcagtggagaATGTTTGTGCCTGcagaagtctaccaccagctccttcgTTTTTCTAGTGTTGAtctgctggcaccagtccacaaagcctTGGGTCAGTTCTCTGTACTCcctgtcgtccccatcagtgatgaggccaaCTATTGCAGAGTCCttagagaacttctgcaggaagcactgggtgaaGTTGTGGGAgaagtgtagatggtgaagaggaatgGAGCCAtaaaccgttccctgtggggcccctgCTCTGCAGaagaccctgtccgacacacagtcCTGAGTTCTGGTCCGTGTGGTCCGTtggtgaggtagtccagtatcTATGttgtgaggtgatggtccactcctgagttctccagcttgtccttcaggacTGTGGGAATAATGGTGttaaaggcactggagaaatcaaagaacatgattctcacagtgctcccagcggtctccaggtgagagaGGGAAcaatgtaggaggtgaatgatggCATCATCCACTCCAGCTCTTGCTGGTAGGCAAACCTAAGTGAGTCCAGTGATGAGTTCACCAGGGgctgaagctgagccaggaccagccgctccagggtcttcatcaggtgggatgtcagagccaccggcctttagctgttgaggtcctttgGACGTggagtctttggcactggtaccaCACAATTGGTTTTCCAGACCTGTGGAACTCTCCCcagcctcaggctcaggttgaagatgcGCTCCATCACCTCAGACAGTTGATCTGCGCAGGACCTGACAacctgatgccatctggacccacTTCCTTCCTGGCTTTAATCCTCCTCATTTGCCTTCTAACCCGGGTGGTTGAGTGAGAGACATGCTGGAGATGTGTGCTGGATGTGTACTGGATGCTGTGGTTGGGGGTGGGGAGTAGTGACCAGGGTGTGTGggggaggtgtgaagtgtctgggGTGTCAAAGGTGGAACAGCATCAGtggggggtgggtgagtctgcagccgatgttgaaGACTGCACCCTggatgaatagaatagaattcaactcatgtcacaagtacaaggcaacgaaatgcagtttgcatccatccagaaagtGCTTTGgaaataatatagatatattacaaaatatgGATCTATTAAAggtatgttacaatgtacatggtatgaaggtatgttatgaatatgctataactataagtatgcacaggctgtagtgagtgtacaagctatgaacaggttatgaacaggatataaatatggttaaaaatatgaaaactatacagaaatatgaaattATACAGATTGTAGATATACAATTGTGAGTATTAATAAacagttataaacagttgtaaaactataattattgtattgtacagaatgattgtcTATACAACATTTACAGTAGTGTAGTTTAGATcagtgagatatgtggataatttctacagtagttatataaagtgctagtggttgtaattggtggttcagtccatgttattgtGTGTATGAGGGTACAGTTGGTAATCAAACCTGTTAAAGAaataattcagttcatttgcccacctcGCATCCCCCATGGGCAGAAGGTGTTAATCTTTGTGCCCCAAGATGATTCCAAGGCATCTCCAGACTTCTTTAACATCATTCTGCTGAAGCTGAACTGATCAGTCCtttcagctctctctgcaccccTTTCAGCTCCTCCCTGTCTCCAAATTTGAaagccctcctcttctgcttgaggacagCTTTTATTTCTTGGGTAATCCatggtttgttgttggagaagcAACACGAGGTCCTAGATAAGTTAATGTAGGCTGTAACGAAGGTCACAAGTCTGTCACTGTCCTTCCCGTGGTCGTCACAAAGCATCTCCCACACAGTAGAGTCAAAACAGTCTTTTAGAGCCTCCTCGCTCAGTGTAAATTTGTTGTCACCTCAAAAAAACTCAACATGCAACCACTGATGTCTAAATCACTAGCAACAAAAGCGAGTACACCCCTAATTGAAAATGTCCAAACTGTGCCCAAAGTGTCAATATTTTGTGTGGCCACCATTATTTTCCAACACTGCCTTAACCCTGTTGGCCATGGAGTTCACTAGAGCTTCACAAGGTGCCACTGGAAACTTCTTCCACTCCTCCATGATGAAATCATGGAGCTGGTGGATGTTAGAGACTTTGCACTCCTCCACCTTCTATTTGAGGATGCGCCACAGTTGCTCAATAGGGTTTAAGTCTGAAGACATGCTTGCACCTGAGACCTCGTAACGCTAATGAGTCACATGACACCAGGAAGAGAAAATGGCTAATTGGGCACAATTTGGACATTTTCACCTCGGGGTGTACTCACTTTTGTTGCCATCGCCAAGTAGGCCATAATGGCTGTGTGTTGAGTTATTTAGAGGGGACCGCAAACTTACACTGTTATACAATCTGTAAACTGACTACTTTACATTATATCAAAGTAAGGGGTGTACACACTTTTGTGAGATActtagccctgtgacagctggaatGGGCtccatatctatctatctatctatctatctatctatctatctatctatctatctatctatctatctatctatctatctatctatctggatggatggatggatggatggatggatggatggatggatggatggatggatggatggacgcgCCAGTCTgtctatattatatattatatatatacaattgatttttttatgaTTAATTGTATATCCTTGTTTCGTTcactgtctttttgtcagctggattcaaaagcacaaaaagattTAAAGGAAGATATGAAGATGTATGAATCAGATCCTGGCCTTAAGAATTCCTGGGACAATGTCCAGAAAATGGTGAGCATTTTTACTGAACAGCACATGAAAATACAATAATCCTCTTTTCAACAGAATAACGGATATACTGTGTAGCCTGGGAAATTAGTTGCCACATGGGACACAATAACAGGGGTTCTTGCAGCATTTTAATGGCATACAGATaataaacaaaaaggaaaaatcacaaaacatccaataaaaaaatatgcacTGAAAATACAACAGTGGCTCtgtctacagacaaaaacaaacgaaGGAACAAATTAATACCAAGCCAAAACCACCAAATGATTGCAAAATGACCGTAGGCACTTACACTACAGTTTCACTAGCTTCATGTCTGGACACACTGGAGATTGCAGACTCTGCATCTTGCTACACATATAAGTTCATGGAGGTTTCTAGTCCGTGCGGAAGGTACTGATCACCAACAACAgctacaaacacatgcacagtctTGTTAAATATTGCCTTAAAAATTTTAAAGTATTGACACAATAAAGTCTCAACACATTACAGTCATATTTGCCAAGGACTGCATGAAGCAATTTCGCACCACAGTCTGCGATACATCTCCAGCTTGGTGCAGTCCAAACGCAACCCCAATTCAAAATAAACCTGACAAAACCATAGACCAAGATGCAGTTGGCAAAATCTAGAAGTAACTACTGTTCTTGGTGATGGTGCCACCTTGTGGTGGACGTTTGTCAGTTTAATGAACTTTACAGCCACAAATtatgaacattaaaaaaacacagattcAAAATAAGTGATGAGAGTACATGACAAGAGTATAGGCACCCTAATAACCCAAGAGAAAACTGTCAAGTCAAAAGGATCTACATGAGTTTACACGTGCAAATGTTAAACGTAGATTAAATATTTGGTATTACTGTCCTCTTTGCATCCTGTCATCTGCTCTTCCAGTTCAAGTGCTGTGGCGTAACCAACAAAACAGACTGGTATAACGTGCTGCAGGGAAAGCTACCCTTATCATGTTGCTCAGTTGGGACACAGACGTGTGTTGAAGGATGGACTGAggtttgttgctttttaatttttattttttggggggataaACCTTTCAAATGAAACAGAATTTTCCTACAGATCAATGAATGTATGTGTCACACATACTGCTTGGGCAACTGCATACTAAAGTCTTTGCATTTTTCAGAGCAGAATT includes the following:
- the tspan4b gene encoding tetraspanin-4 encodes the protein MLRMPVSQGCLCVVKYLMFVFNLIFWLGGCGLFGVGVWLSFTQSEFSSLPLSFPSLSAANLLLVAGGITMITGFLGCLGALKEQRCLLFTFFLILLLLVLTEVTLVLVIHIFHDQLDSKAQKDLKEDMKMYESDPGLKNSWDNVQKMFKCCGVTNKTDWYNVLQGKLPLSCCSVGTQTCVEGWTEPCYQKARKWLIKNITSVLVFGVCIGVVQILALVFSMLMYCQILSVEKHLD